From a region of the Pseudomonadales bacterium genome:
- a CDS encoding peptidoglycan-binding protein yields MAIYHRAGLVHCVLAATLTLSAASLTAGVTDMKQGKGGSVVQGAAGTQGSQGDTGLRKCAQPLGAIAVVEPQDYVMASLARFSLQSPTSLIRLMIQQSNCFIVVERGVGMQNMMQERALADSGQLRSRSNIGQGQMVAADFLLTPSVVFSDNNAGAVGGAIGGLLGGKAALIGGLVGGLKFKEAQTSMLVADARSGVQVAAAEGSARKADLGLGAFMGGGGGVGGLGGYASTAEGKVIAASLADNYNNIVGVIEGDPNLRRNVGTLGQEAAAGGSTQAGVGANEGDVIYPKIDNVKLVAQPADGAKVVAVLRKSDELVYMGQEKSGYLKVEGSMGSGWVRKTLTIR; encoded by the coding sequence ATGGCCATCTACCACCGTGCAGGACTGGTGCACTGTGTTCTCGCCGCAACCCTGACCTTATCCGCTGCGTCGTTGACGGCCGGCGTCACCGACATGAAACAGGGCAAGGGAGGCAGCGTGGTGCAGGGCGCGGCAGGCACCCAGGGATCGCAGGGCGACACCGGTCTGCGCAAGTGCGCGCAGCCGCTCGGCGCCATTGCGGTCGTCGAACCGCAGGATTACGTGATGGCATCGCTCGCGCGCTTCAGCCTGCAGTCACCGACCAGCCTGATCCGCCTGATGATCCAGCAGTCGAACTGCTTCATCGTCGTCGAACGCGGCGTGGGCATGCAGAACATGATGCAGGAGCGCGCGCTGGCGGACTCCGGACAACTGCGCTCGCGCTCGAACATCGGTCAGGGGCAAATGGTCGCTGCCGATTTCCTGCTGACGCCGTCCGTGGTGTTTTCCGATAACAACGCCGGTGCGGTCGGCGGTGCGATCGGCGGTCTGCTGGGTGGCAAGGCGGCTCTGATCGGTGGTCTGGTCGGCGGACTCAAGTTCAAGGAGGCGCAGACCAGCATGCTGGTCGCCGATGCACGCTCCGGTGTGCAGGTCGCGGCAGCCGAGGGCAGTGCACGCAAGGCTGACCTCGGGCTCGGTGCGTTCATGGGCGGTGGTGGCGGTGTCGGCGGTCTCGGTGGTTATGCCAGCACGGCCGAAGGCAAGGTCATCGCAGCGAGCCTCGCGGACAACTACAACAATATCGTCGGTGTCATCGAAGGCGATCCGAACCTGCGCCGCAACGTCGGCACGCTGGGGCAGGAGGCTGCCGCCGGCGGCAGCACGCAGGCCGGCGTCGGGGCAAACGAGGGTGACGTGATCTATCCGAAGATCGACAACGTGAAGCTCGTCGCACAGCCCGCCGACGGCGCCAAGGTGGTTGCCGTGCTGCGCAAGTCCGATGAACTGGTCTACATGGGGCAGGAGAAATCCGGCTATCTGAAGGTCGAGGGCAGCATGGGCAGCGGCTGGGTGCGCAAGACGCTGACGATTCGCTGA
- a CDS encoding DUF2905 domain-containing protein — protein sequence MARWLIVAGMALLVLGIAMQYAPWLLGWFGKLPGDLDLRSGRTRVFIPITSMLLVSLVLTVILNLLRR from the coding sequence ATGGCGCGCTGGTTGATCGTCGCCGGGATGGCGCTGCTGGTGCTCGGGATCGCGATGCAATACGCACCGTGGCTGCTCGGGTGGTTCGGCAAGCTGCCCGGCGATCTCGACCTGCGCAGTGGCCGCACGCGGGTCTTCATTCCGATCACCTCGATGCTGCTCGTGAGCCTCGTGCTGACCGTGATCCTGAACCTGCTGCGGCGCTGA